One Xyrauchen texanus isolate HMW12.3.18 chromosome 44, RBS_HiC_50CHRs, whole genome shotgun sequence DNA segment encodes these proteins:
- the cbln17 gene encoding cerebellin 17, giving the protein MKVVFTLLLLHSVLLHYGQTEIPDFMAYENGNQPNIWTEVRNIRDMMVELRVKLDMMMKENARLNDQLKTYETQLEEFKRDNAEKPKVAFSADLGIRGNVGPHNTEITLKFNNVFTNIGDNYNPTTGIFTASIKGVYYFRFTVCGTKSSMSMGGFLYKNDMKIVSVGQWRNHDQHRYASNAAVLQLEVGDVVLMKLLPGYTIYDSPDNLSSFSGFLIYPL; this is encoded by the exons ATGAAGGTGGTTTTCACTCTTCTGCTGCTGCACAGTGTGTTGCTCCATTATGGACAAACGGAGATCCCAGATTTTATGGCATATGAAAATGGCAATCAGCCCAATATCTGGACTGAGGTGAGGAATATAAGAGACATGATGGTGGAGCTCAGAGTCAAGTTGGATATGATGATGAAAGAGAATGCAA GGTTAAATGACCAACTGAAGACCTACGAAACCCAGTTGGAAGAGTTCAAGAGAGATAATGCAG AAAAACCAAAGGTGGCATTTTCAGCTGACTTAGGGATCCGTGGCAATGTAGGTCCCCATAATACTGAAATCACACTGAAATTCAATAACGTCTTCACAAATATTGGCGACAACTACAATCCAACAACAG GTATCTTCACAGCATCGATTAAAGGAGTCTACTACTTCAGATTCACTGTGTGTGGCACAAAAAGTTCAATGTCAATGGGTGGATTCTTGtataaaaatgacatgaaaatTGTATCAGTAGGACAGTGGCGTAATCACGATCAGCACAGATATGCATCCAATGCAGCTGTCCTGCAATTGGAAGTGGGTGATGTGGTTTTAATGAAGCTCCTCCCAGGTTACACCATCTATGACAGCCCAGATAACCTCAGCTCCTTCAGTGGATTCCTCATTTACCCTCTATAG